The stretch of DNA GCGTGAAGCGCGACGGCACGCTGACCGGCGTGGATGCCAAGATCGCGATCGACGGCGGCGCCTACTCGAGCTTCGGCCTCGTGACCACCTATTACTCCGGGCAGCTCCTGACCGCGCCCTACGATCTCGGCACCTATCGCTTCGATTCGACGCGCGTGTTCACCAACAAGCCCTGCTGCGGGCCGAAGCGCGGACACGGCTCGGTGCAGCCGCGCTTCGCCTTCGAGTGCCAGCTCGACAAGCTGGCCGAGAAGATCGGCATGGACCCGATCGAGCTGCGCCGCCGCAACACGATGCGCGCGAACTCCAGGACCGTGAACGGCATGCGGGTGACCTCCAACGGCTTCCCGCAGTGCCTCGACGCGGTCGAGCGGTCCTCGGGCTGGGGCGAAAAGTTCCGCCGGATGCCCTACGGGCGCGGCGTGGGCGTCGCCGGCAGCATGTACATCAGCGGCACCAACTACTGCATCTACCCGAACGAGATGCCTCAGTCGGCGGTGCAACTGAAGCTCGATCGCAGCGGTCGCGCCACGGTGTTCTGCGGGATCTCCGACATCGGCCAGGGCGCCGAGTCGGTGCTGGCCTACATCGTCTGCGAGGAGCTGGGACTCGAGTTGCGCGACGTGCGGGTGGTGGCTGCCGACACCGATCTCACTCCGGTGGATCTCGGCTCCTACTCCAGCCGCGAGACCTTCATGTGCGGCAACGCCTGCCTCGATGCGGCACGCAAGCTCCGGCGCGAGATCGCCGCCACGCTCGCCGGCGCCTGGGGCTGCGAGACCTCGCAGGTGACGCTGGCCGGCGGCGTGGCCTGCTCGACGCGCGACCCCGAACGCGAGCACATGAGCGTCAAGGAGGCCTTCCAGCGCACCGAGGCGCGCGTCGGCACGCTCGGCTCGGTCGGCTGGTACCAGAGTCCCAAGCTCGGCGGCGACTATCGCGGCGGCACGATCGGCGCGTCGCCGGCTTATTCATTCACCGCGCACGTCGCCGAGGTCGAATGCGACGTCGAGACCGGGTTCGTCGAGGTGAAGAAGATCTGGATCGCCCACGACTGCGGGCGCGCGCTCAATCCGGTGTCGGTCGAGGGCCAGATGGAGGGCAGCGCCTACATGGGGTTCGCCGAAGCGCTCATGGAGGCGCAGGTGTTCAAGCCCGCCGCGACCCATCACGGTCCCGGTCTCCATCACGGACCGTCGCTGCTCGATTACCGCATTCCGACCTCGCTCGACACCCCCGAGCTGGAGTCCCTGATCATCGAGAGCGTGGATCCCGAAGGTCCCTATGGCGCCAAGGAGGCGGGCGAGGGGCCGCTCCACCCGAGCGTGCCGGCGATCGCCAACGCCATCTACGACGCGCTCGGGATTCGCTGCGATCGATTGCCGTTCGACCCGCCCGCGGTGCTGCGCCTGCTCCGCGCCGGAGACGCGCGAGCGCGATGGCAGGCGGCGCGGTCGCAAGCGGCGCGCGGAGAGTCGGCCCGCGCCGGCCGCTCATGCTGACGCTCCCGCGCTACGCATGGGTGAAGCCCGATTCGATCGAGCGGCTGCTCGATCACCTCGATCGGCACGCAACGGAGAGCCTGCTGGTGGCCGGCGGCACCGACGCGGTGCCCAATCTCAAGCACCGGTTGCACGAGCCCGGCTACGTCGTGCTCATCGCCGGCATCCAGTCCTTGCGTCGAATCGAGGAGCGGCCCGAAGGTCTGCGGCTCGGGCCGCTGGTGACGTTGAGCGAGCTGGCCGCGCATCCGGCCGTCCTGCGCGATTATCCGGTGCTGGCGAAGGCCGCGTCGCTGGTCGCCTCCCCGCAGATCCGCAACATGGGGACACTCGGCGGCAACCTGTGCCTCGACACCCGCTGCACCTACTACAACCAGACTTACTTCTGGCGCGAAGCGCTGGGCTTCTGCCTCAAGAAGGACGGAGTGGTCTGTCACGTGGTGCCGCAGGGCAAGCGGTGCGTGGCGGCGCACTCTTCGGACGTGGCGCCGGTGCTGATTGCGCTCGGCGCCTCGCTCGAGATCACCGGGCGCGGCGGCGTTCGGGAGCTCTCGGTGGACGATTTCTTCGTGGGAGACGGAGTCCACAACAACGTGCTGTCGCCGGGCGAAGTGGTCACTCGCGTCATGCTCCCGGCGGAGTCGCGAGGACTCCGGGCCGGCTATCAGAAGCTGCGGCCGCGCGCGGCGATCGACTTTCCGATGCTGTCGGTGGCGTTCAGTGCCCGTATGCGTGAGGGTGGCTGCGAGCGCGTCCGCCTGGTAGTGAGCGCGATCGCCGCCAAGCCGCGCGTGATCGGCGGCGTGGAGGCGCTGGCCGCGGGCCGGCCGCTCGACGCCGGGCTGGCCGAGGCGCTGGCGCAGGCCGCCGACCGGCAGTGCCGCCCGCTCATCAACGTCGCCTACGACCAGGACTACCGGCAGGAGATGGTGCCGGTGTTCGTCAGGCGCGCCGTCCAAGAGGCCGCGGGAGGCGAAGCATGAAGGAGGATTTCGGGAGCGCTGGAGTCGGCCCGGATCCGCGCAGCGACGCGGCGGTCTGGGAGGTGCTGCAACGCTGGCGTGCCGAGCGCCGCCGCTTCGTGCTGGCCACGGTCACCGAGTCGCGCGGGTACACGCCGCGCAAGCCCGGTGCGCACATGCTGGTTGGGAGTGAGGGCGAGACCGCCGGCACCATCGGCGGCGGCGCGATCGAGCAGGAGGTGCTGAGCGCGGCGCGCGCCCTGCTCGAGAGCGGCGGCTCCGCCACGCTCCGCCGGCATCTCACCCAGGAGCTGGGCATGTGCTGCGGCGGGGAGATGGCGGTGTTCCTCGAGGTGCTCGAGCCCGCGCCGCGACTCGTGGTGTTTGGCGCCGGCTACATCGCGCGGCCCCTCGCCGCGCTCGCGGCGAGTTGCGGATTCGAGGTGCGGGTGGTCGACGAGCGCGCCGACTGGGCGACCGCCGAACGCTTCCCCGCGGCCAGGGTCGAGCTGCGCGAGCCGGAGGCGTTTCTCCACGCGTTCGAATCGAACCACGACGACTTCGCGGTGGTGGCGACCCACGACCACGCGCTCGATCAGCGGCTGGTGCAGATTCTCCTGCGGCGGCCCTTCCGTTTCGTCGGGATGATCGGCAGCGTTCCCAAGCAACGGAAATTCGCGCTCCGGCTCAAGGCGCGCGGCTATTCGAGCGCCGAGATCGCTCGGCTCCAGACACCGCTCGGGGTCTCGATCGGGGCCGATACGCCGGAGGAGATCGCGGTGAGCGTGATGGCCCAGCTGATTGCCGTACGGCGCGGCGCGCGCACCACGGCGGGATGGACTCCGCCGGTGCGCGAACCACTCGCCGCCGAGTCGGCGAAACTCCGGATCGAATCGTCCCAGGAACAGGAGACTTCATGAAAGTCGGCGTGCTGCTCGCGGCGGGGGCTTCCACCCGGATGGGCTCCCCGAAGCCGCTGGTCCAGTCGGGTCGCGAGAGCTTTCTGGTGCGCGGCGTACGGGTGCTGTGGAGCGCCTGCGACGTGGTGATCGTGGTGCTGGGCTCGAAGGCGGCGCAGGTGCGCCGGGCCACCGAGCGGGAGCTCGAGAAGCGCGTCAGCATCGGGTGGTTCCATCACGCGCTCTTGAATCCGCGCCGGCGGATGAACCGCGCGCTCGAAGTGCACTTCGTGGTCAATCGATCCTGGCGCCGCGGCATGTACGGCTCGGTGCGAGTGGGGCTCGCTGCGGCGCGACCGCTCAAGCCCTCCTCGCTGGTGGTGCTGCCGGTGGATCACCCCGAGGTCGGTGCGCGCACCATTTCGGATCTCGCCGAGGTGATGGAGCAGGCCCTGCAGGCCTGCCGCAGCGCCCGCGAGCGCGCGGCATTCAGCTACGCGCTCATTCCACGATGGCGCAGGGATCGCGGGCATCCGCTGGTGCTCACGCCCTCGCTGGCCTGGGCGATTGCGAGCGATACCGCCGCCGCCGATCTGAGCGATGCGGTGCGGCGGCATGCGCGGCTGGTCGGCTACCTCGACGTCGAGGATCCCGGCATCACGGTGAATCGGAACACGCCGTAGCCGGTCGGCCCGCCGCCGCGGTCGAGCTCATCCGGCGGGCCGCCGGACTCCGGCCCACAGCGCGCCCTCGCGCTCCTCGACCTCGAGCCGCGTGAGTCGCGCGCCGACGCACGGGCCTTCGAAACACTCGCCGGTGTCGGGGCGGTAGCGAGCGCCGTGGTGACAGCACACCAGCGCGTCGGCCGCCTCGTCGAAGAAGTGGGCATCGCCGAAGTCGAGGGCCAGCGACTCGTGACGGCACGAGTTGACGTAGGCGCGCACCTGACCGCGCCAGCGGACCGCGAATGCTTCGCGCGAGACGCCGTCGAGGGTGACGGTGAAACGCACGCCACTCCGTTCGCGCAGCGAGCGTGCGTCGTCCAGGACCCGGATCATGGGGCTCAGAGTCGCCGAGCTCGGCGCGGCCCGCAACCCGGTGCTGTCGCGCGGCGCCGCTCTGAGGTAATGTCGCCGCGCCCTG from Candidatus Sulfotelmatobacter sp. encodes:
- a CDS encoding Rieske 2Fe-2S domain-containing protein gives rise to the protein MIRVLDDARSLRERSGVRFTVTLDGVSREAFAVRWRGQVRAYVNSCRHESLALDFGDAHFFDEAADALVCCHHGARYRPDTGECFEGPCVGARLTRLEVEEREGALWAGVRRPAG
- a CDS encoding FAD binding domain-containing protein, with the protein product MLTLPRYAWVKPDSIERLLDHLDRHATESLLVAGGTDAVPNLKHRLHEPGYVVLIAGIQSLRRIEERPEGLRLGPLVTLSELAAHPAVLRDYPVLAKAASLVASPQIRNMGTLGGNLCLDTRCTYYNQTYFWREALGFCLKKDGVVCHVVPQGKRCVAAHSSDVAPVLIALGASLEITGRGGVRELSVDDFFVGDGVHNNVLSPGEVVTRVMLPAESRGLRAGYQKLRPRAAIDFPMLSVAFSARMREGGCERVRLVVSAIAAKPRVIGGVEALAAGRPLDAGLAEALAQAADRQCRPLINVAYDQDYRQEMVPVFVRRAVQEAAGGEA
- a CDS encoding NTP transferase domain-containing protein; amino-acid sequence: MKVGVLLAAGASTRMGSPKPLVQSGRESFLVRGVRVLWSACDVVIVVLGSKAAQVRRATERELEKRVSIGWFHHALLNPRRRMNRALEVHFVVNRSWRRGMYGSVRVGLAAARPLKPSSLVVLPVDHPEVGARTISDLAEVMEQALQACRSARERAAFSYALIPRWRRDRGHPLVLTPSLAWAIASDTAAADLSDAVRRHARLVGYLDVEDPGITVNRNTP
- the xdhC gene encoding xanthine dehydrogenase accessory protein XdhC encodes the protein MKEDFGSAGVGPDPRSDAAVWEVLQRWRAERRRFVLATVTESRGYTPRKPGAHMLVGSEGETAGTIGGGAIEQEVLSAARALLESGGSATLRRHLTQELGMCCGGEMAVFLEVLEPAPRLVVFGAGYIARPLAALAASCGFEVRVVDERADWATAERFPAARVELREPEAFLHAFESNHDDFAVVATHDHALDQRLVQILLRRPFRFVGMIGSVPKQRKFALRLKARGYSSAEIARLQTPLGVSIGADTPEEIAVSVMAQLIAVRRGARTTAGWTPPVREPLAAESAKLRIESSQEQETS
- a CDS encoding xanthine dehydrogenase family protein molybdopterin-binding subunit, with translation MSGSSRRSGTPRVPSGRAMPNDDRLTPPVWPEGRTLPPGGAFSTIGRRNRKIEGLAKVTGRAMYADDLTLPRMLHGKLKRSIHAHARIRSIDASEALEMPGVHAVITGRDLPTRYGIIPWTEDEQALCENKVGYVGDAIAAVAADSELIAEEALKRIRVDYEVLPAVADIDTAFAHPEWKVNETSKDGNISKQVFLEFGDVERALAASDATVECEYWYEGSTHTPIEPHCCLAEFDATGFLTVWSSTQVAHYLHRDLAKVLELPTQRVRVIQPVVGGAFGGKSESFSLEFCASKLSMITGRPVKILYTREEVFYAHRGRHPMRLRYRTGVKRDGTLTGVDAKIAIDGGAYSSFGLVTTYYSGQLLTAPYDLGTYRFDSTRVFTNKPCCGPKRGHGSVQPRFAFECQLDKLAEKIGMDPIELRRRNTMRANSRTVNGMRVTSNGFPQCLDAVERSSGWGEKFRRMPYGRGVGVAGSMYISGTNYCIYPNEMPQSAVQLKLDRSGRATVFCGISDIGQGAESVLAYIVCEELGLELRDVRVVAADTDLTPVDLGSYSSRETFMCGNACLDAARKLRREIAATLAGAWGCETSQVTLAGGVACSTRDPEREHMSVKEAFQRTEARVGTLGSVGWYQSPKLGGDYRGGTIGASPAYSFTAHVAEVECDVETGFVEVKKIWIAHDCGRALNPVSVEGQMEGSAYMGFAEALMEAQVFKPAATHHGPGLHHGPSLLDYRIPTSLDTPELESLIIESVDPEGPYGAKEAGEGPLHPSVPAIANAIYDALGIRCDRLPFDPPAVLRLLRAGDARARWQAARSQAARGESARAGRSC